Proteins from one Triticum aestivum cultivar Chinese Spring chromosome 7A, IWGSC CS RefSeq v2.1, whole genome shotgun sequence genomic window:
- the LOC123147427 gene encoding uncharacterized protein has protein sequence MRLLSFVPCGCRAGPIDDAPPADQQAAATTTGAAARRRRRRARSLGGSPQWRPALGDIYEGVAVDVGKAAAGGRVVPARPGRVASRVLPRAHSDEYRHIETASSMPAFAPTAFLF, from the exons ATGAGGCTCTTGTCGTTCGTGCCCTGCGGCTGCCGTGCTGGACCCATCGACGACGCGCCGCCTGCGGATCAGCAGGCTGCTGCCACGACCACcggcgcggcggcgaggaggaggcggaggagggccAGGTCGCTGGGCGGCTCGCCGCAGTGGAGGCCGGCGCTTGGGGACATCTATGAGGGTGTCGCGGTGGACGTGGGCAAGGCCGCAGCGGGTGGGCGCGTCGTCCCGGCCAGGCCCGGCAGGGTGGCCTCCAGGGTCCTGCCCCGCGCGCACAGCGACGAATACAG GCACATCGAGACGGCGTCGTCGATGCCGGCGTTCGCGCCGACGGCGTTCCTGTTCTGA